DNA from Dama dama isolate Ldn47 chromosome 5, ASM3311817v1, whole genome shotgun sequence:
tgccaatgcaggagatgcgagagacttgggtttgatccctgggttgggaagatgccttggagaagggcatggttgcaagatccactccagtatttttgccccaagaatcctttggacagagcagcctggagggctacagtccctggcgcagcaaagagtaggacatgactgaagcaacttagcacgtcaCACATCAGGAGGCATTAACTTGCCATCAACTGACAAGTGATTGGTACAGTTAAAGGAATTTAGAATGTGATCATTAAATGGATAAATCAATCAAcacctgaaaataaaattaaaaactgaatagattagcaaggggaaaaaatgatgctCCTGGAGGATAAAGTTACAAGAGTAATACATAATAAATTGGAAGATATTCTTCATGGAATAGACATGTTTGGCAGAAGCAAAGCGCAGAAGTGTCTGAGAAATCTGAATTTATTTCTTAGAGAATTAGGAACTatactggacagaggagcctggtgggctacagtccacaggattgcaaagagtcagatacagcttaacaactaaacaacaacaatacattcCTTGAGTGCAATAAACACCAAAATACAGTGGTATTTATTCAAAATAGAATAATAGTCATTGAGTGTCCTCTACATATCATGGTGCATCACAACCAAGATTCAGTGATAAACCCAAGAGGCACAATGTAACCTGGCTCTAATGACATTTGGGGGAAACTCTTCCTGGGAGTGCTATGCTGGCTGCACCAGCAGCACCAAGCTTGGGTGCTATCTAGGCTGTTTAGAATACTACTCACTGTCAGTACTACACCTACTGTTTGAAAACATCCTTTAATCTTTAAAGTCACTGGTTGAAAAAAAGCTAATTGTCCATTTTGAAAAGATTCTTCTCAGGGCTCCACTTATGTCTctgttcctcaggctgtagatgaaggggttcagcatgggggtcACCACAGTGTACATCACAGCCATGACAGTCTCCTTAATAGTAGAGTTGTTAGCTGAAGGGCAAAGGTAGAGGCCAATGATTGTCCCGTAGAAGAGAGACACCACAGAGAGgtgggagccacaggtggagAAAGCTTTGCGGATACCCCTGGCAGAGCGGACCTTGAGGATGGAGGACACGATTCGTGCATAGGATGAAAATATCAACAAGAATGGAACAATAATGACAAGCCCTCCCAAGATAAAAATCATTGTTTCATTTATCTGAATGTCAGAGCAGGCCAACTTTAGCAGAGCTGACATGTCACAGAAGAAGTGGGAGATCACGTTATCAGCACAGAAAGACAGCCGAGCCATGAGCAGGGTGTGcaacaaagaaatgaagatggTCAGCACCCAGGACAGCACCAGCAGGGAGAGACAGAGCCTGGGGCTCATGACGGTGGTGTAGTGCAGGGGGaagcagatggccacgtagcggtcataggccatggccACGAGGAGGAAGCTCTCTAGGTCTGCAAAAAGCAGGAAGAAGTACATTTGTGCCAGGCAGCCAGCATAAGAAATGGATGAGATGTGGCTCTGCATGTCCTGTAACAATTTGGGCATTGTGACAGAggagaagcagaggtcagagaaaGACAGGTTACTAAGAAACAAATACATGGgtgtgtggaggtgggggtcCAGTCGAATCAGGAACATTATGAGGAGGTTCCCCAGGACGGTGGTAACATACATGGCCAGGAACAGAGCATAGAACAAGCCTTGCTGATCAGGTCCAATGGGCAGGCCCAGGAGGAGGAATTCTGAGACGACTGTTTGGTTTCCCATTTTCATGCTGCTTTTGTTTTACCTTTTGAAAATTAAGAATAATCTGTATGAAAGTATTagcctaaatatatatatatatatgttgcagaactttcaaaaatattttcattaaatgcCCATAACTCATAGCAgttgtttaatattttatttgaaatctcCCcaagtatgtaaataaatatttatgtaaaggaaaccacaaacaccTAAGAAATTATGGGTCAAATTTGATCAAATTCCAAAATTCTCTATGAATGTTCCATAACAGAACCGTGGATGGAGTCAGATCAACATGATCTGAAAGTAGACGGGAAGTAGGCTAAGTCTGTATGCCTCTTGCTTAGGGATACAAACAGTATAATACCAACCAGAAAGCTAGTCACCATCCTTTCCACTCAGGAATGATGCTGATGGTAAGATGATGGTGCTTGTGGTGGTGATGACGACGGTGATAATGATGATGAGATGATGACTGATGACTGGTaataagagcatgaaaacatttGTCAGCGCTTGCTCTTGCTAAACACTGGGATAAAAGCATGATATGCATTGACTCATTTACTCTTCACAGCAACCCTATGAGATAGgtactgtgtgtgttagtcactcagtcatgtccaattctttgcgacttcatggactgcagcccaccagtctcctctgtcctgtaattctccaggcaagaatactggagtgggttcccattcccttctccaggggatcttcctgacccagggttcaaacctgggtctcctgcattgaaagccgattctttactgtctgagctcccagggaagcccatgagataGGTACTACTACCTTCATTTTttagatagaaaataaataacttgcccaggTCACAAACCTATTAAGCAACAGATCTGGGACTTAAATCCGACAGTCTAACTTCAGAGCTTAACTTTTAGCCAGGAGGGTTTTCAGAACTGGTTACACATTGCAGATGAGCATATATTACTGAGAAAAAGTCTTATGGAAGAGAGCACAGGAGGAATGAGTTCTGAGAGTAAATTATTCTGCAAGAGGGAGTGGGAAATGTGTGAGCTTTTGTTGTAGTTGTATTTTAGCAGTGCTGGgaagcttgtggggtcttagttccctgaccaggaatcaaaccctgacCCTAggcagtgaaagcatagagtcctaacccctggacagccagggaattcggGAAATGTTCTTTATTCATATATCTGAACATTAAGGAGAGATACTTGTGGTCAACTTCAGAGTACCCATAAATACAACCGCCTTTTCCTTTGGGTCAGAGAACAGAGCAGGAGGGCAAACAAAATGCCTGCCTTGGTGGACACGAACAAAAGCATCAGAAACCAGGAAAAATGAGAGGCAAATCAACCAATTCAAAGAGTGGGTAATTAAATAATCCTTGAACTCTCTCAGTCTGTGAATATCTCAAGAGAAATTGTGTCTGGAATAATTCTGAGGCATTAATCTTTGAAAGATTAATTTCCTTGCATCTCACATTCACTTCCCTCCATTCAGGTAGGTCATCAGGTCTGTATTCATTGCCTTAGGATAGAGATGTGGGAGGAAAGTAGAAAGAGCCCACATGTTTTCTGGGCTTTTATTTCCAAAAGCCTGAGCCCCAGAATGAGGACAGAATTTTCtggcaaaagaaaaaatgacTTGGCCAGAATTAGGAGGTGAAGTGAAGTTTTGCCCCAGCAAATCAGAAAGATATTGCCTTGAGCTTGGGGCAGAGGAAGAGTGGGAGGATGTTCAGTGGACCCAAAGAACAGGGCACATCTGGTAGCCCAGAAAGTGAGAATTTCCTCTCAACTTATGAACTGAATTTATCCCGAGTTAAAGATATTAATATCAGGGCAGTTTGATGGAGGGTGAGGAAGACTGGCTTCATGGAAAGGGGCTACCAAGATGGTCTCCTTCTGTTTGACTCACCCACAAGCAAAATATTCCGGAGCCTAGAGGAGTCAGATTCCATCATTTACTgacccaggtggttcagtggtaaagaatcttcctgccaggcaagagatgaaggtttaatccctgggtcaggaaggtcccctggagaaggaaatagcaacccactccagtattcttgcctggtaaatcccatggacagagaagcctacagttcgtggggtcacaaaagagtcagacacgacttagagactaaacagcaaaaaATATCAGCAGTTGATCTTGGCAAAATGCTAAACTTTTCCAACCTTATGCTCCACCACCAGTGAGTCTTATACACCCTAAAGAATTGTGGGTTTAGAGTAATAGTTGTGTGCGAAGTATAGCATACTCTGCAAATATATAGCTTATAAGTTCCTAATAACAGGTTTGGTGATTCTCAACTACATTTGGAGATGGGAATCACTATTGAGGGTGGAAAACAATGAGAATGATGACTTCTAAATCATCCAGCAGGAGCTGGACTATAGAATTATGGTGTCCTGTTACCTGTTAAAGGGGATTTTAGAATAACTACCTTCCCTGCACTCCCAGCTTACACAACTTGTCTGAATGTGGCTCCAGAGCCTGCTTCCTGTCTGCTCCTTCCACGTCGTACATTTCCAGCCAGAGGCTCTGCCATTGTCTTCTGATTCCTCTCTCCTATGATGCCCTGACCCCTGGGATCCCTGGGTCCCAAAGAAACTCATTAACAGCAAACCTAGTACTTGATCCCTCTTACTGAACCATAGTTCTGAGCCACATTGCTGAGTAAGTCATGTCCAGGGACAGAATTCTGGGTTCACCCCAAGTCTGAGCTTCTCAAGGAAGCATTCCTTGATCATCACAGCCCACAATAATATCTTCCTTCTCTATCTTCTGCGGTGTCTGGGCTCCTACAACAGGTATCTGAGTCAAGTACTATAGCACTTCATCACCACTATTTTATGTCATCCAGTGATTGCTTCCAAATATACCAGTCTTCTCTCCTCCAGTGGACTTTAAGCTCTATGATGGCAAGTCATGTGTAGATAGATTCACCCAGGAGATAATCTATTAAATCATTAATGCATtccttcaagaaatatttactgggTAACTGCCATCCACCAAACACTGAGCCATGTGATATAGGGAAAACAGTGGCCAAGGAagacatggtccctgccctctggAACCGTATTGTCTAGCTGGCAGATGTCACAACAAAACAAGCCACTATTGAGTGTTACAAATGTTATCATGGGGGGATACAGAATGTGATAAGTGTATATAGCAAGGCACCTAACCTTAACCAGTGGgttagagaagacttttttttttcgtGAAGTTTAAGTGGTAGCTGAGGAGTCTTCCAAGAGAAGGAGATGAATGTatccagagagagaaaatggtaAATGGAAAAACCCAGGGGTGAGAGAATCTGGAGCTTCTGACAAAACAGAGTTTCATTGTGACTGAAATACAGTGTGTGGGTTTGAAGGAGAACAGAGGATGGGGGTCACTGGTAGAGGGTAAATGTGAGTGATGTAATTtggaaattcctcaaaaagtCATATATAGAATTACTGAATGACCCAGacattccactcctgggtatatacctgaaaaaaattgaaatgcaaatatatgtatatgaatggtCATCCTGGCACTATTAATAGCCCCCAAGTGGAAACAAGCATGCACTGATAGCTAGGTAGATAAATGTGGTGTATCCatataatgggatattattcagcaataaaaaatacatgaagTACTGATAAGCAGTACAAGATGGATGAACCTTGTAAACATTATGCCAGTCACAAAAGTCACATATGGTATAATTCTATTCATATGAAATATCAGAATAAGAAAATCCATAGAGAAATAAAGGAGATTGGCAATTGCTAAGGGAAAATGGGTGGTGATTGTTAGCGGGCATGGGATTTCTTCGGGggtaataaaaatgttcaaaattgtggtgatggttgcacaactctgaatatacaaaaatatttaattttgtactTTAAATGAGTGGATGCTATGGTATATAAGTGGGTTTGCTCAGTGGCTCAGcgctaaagtgtctgcctgcagtgcaggagacatggatttgatccctgggttgggaagatgctctggagaaggaaatggaaacccattgcagtattcttgcctggaaaattccatggacaaaggaacctggtggactataatccatggggtcacaaaagagttggacatgactctggGACTAAAACAAAAAATGGTATATAATTAATACAATTAATTATGTTAACAAATCTCAAAGAACAAGCCTTTATCATTGGGGGAATTTGTATACAGattgtatattaaatatatatgtattaatgttAAATTTCTTAGATGTGATAATAGTATTACAGTCATATATGAGACTGTTCTTGTTTCTAGGAGCTCCTGAATGCTGAATTCTGTGGTTAAATGTCCTGATGTTTGAAAATTATTTCAAGCActataatatatgaaaaatgaaaaaggagaaaagaaagaaatagagaataatcaatacagggaggaaaggaggagagatTGGCATgtgatataaatataaacaaacaacattgtgtttaattttttaaatccatgAGCTCAACAATATAACTTGCTTTTGTAGTGATAATATTTATAGAATCATAATATtgcaaattgtttttttcttaatttgtagAAAATAAAAGTCACCATTTTTGCCTACATTGTATGCATTTCAATTCTgttgctaccaaaaaaaaaaattgatcttaCTAAAGTAGGGAGGGGGAAAAGGAACAACAATAATGTTCCAAAATGTAATAGTAAAAGATTCTCTTGAAATGAAGAAAGAGGCAGACTCACAAATCAAAAGGGACTTGTtgtgttatgaaaaaaaaattgtagcagAAGTCATCTAATACAAAAACAATCTGATGAAATTTAAGTTTAGATAAATAATCCCATGAGCTTCAGTAGGGGAGAAGATGGTCATATGAGGGGTGGAGGGAAGAGGAGTAGTCAGCCTTACCTCAGATTTCTCCAGAGCAattttgaaaaatgggagaacAAATGTCCACAAAATTCTATACCTAACCAAGTTATCCTTCAGATATAAGCATACATACAAAAGGAAaatctgaaatacatgagaattcaataaaataacattcatgtaccattttttaacttttttttttcttattttttttatttttttatttatttttattattattattttttttccagtgggttttgtcatacattgatatgaatcagccatggatttacatgtattccccatcccgatcccccctcccacctccctcttcacccgattcctctgggtcttcccagtgcaccaggcccgagcacttgtctcatgcatcccacctgggctggtgatctgtttcaccatagatagtatacatgctgttcttttgaaatatcccaccctcacattctcccacaaagttcaaaagtctgttctgtacatctgtgtctctttttctgttttgcatatagggttatcgttaccatctttctaaattccatatatatgtgttagtatgctgtaatgttctttatctttctggcttacttcactctgtataaggggctccagcttcatccatctcattaggactggttcaaatgaattctttttaatggctgagtaatattccatggtgtataggtaccacagcttccttatccattcatctgctgatgggcatctaggttgcttccatgtcctggctattataaacagtgctgcgatgaacattggggtgcacgtgtctctttcagatctggtttcctcagtgtgtatgcccagaagtgggattgctgggtcatatggcagttctatttccagttttttaagaaatctccacactgttttccatagaggctgtactagtttgcattcccaccaacagtgtaagagggttcccttttctccacaccctctccagcatttattgcttgtagacttttggatagcagccatcctgactggcgtgtaatggtacctcattgtggttttgatttgcatttctctaataatgagtgatgttgagcatcttttcatgtgtttgttagccatctgtatgtcttctttggagaaatgtctgttcagttctttggcccattttttgattgggtcatttatttttctggaattgagctgcaggagttgcttgtatatttttgagattaatcctttgtctgtttcttcatttgctattattttctcccaatctgagggctgtcttttcaccttacttatagtttcctttgtagtgcaaaagcttttaagtttcattaggtcccatttgtttatttttgcttttatttccaatattctg
Protein-coding regions in this window:
- the LOC133055600 gene encoding olfactory receptor-like protein DTMT; its protein translation is MKMGNQTVVSEFLLLGLPIGPDQQGLFYALFLAMYVTTVLGNLLIMFLIRLDPHLHTPMYLFLSNLSFSDLCFSSVTMPKLLQDMQSHISSISYAGCLAQMYFFLLFADLESFLLVAMAYDRYVAICFPLHYTTVMSPRLCLSLLVLSWVLTIFISLLHTLLMARLSFCADNVISHFFCDMSALLKLACSDIQINETMIFILGGLVIIVPFLLIFSSYARIVSSILKVRSARGIRKAFSTCGSHLSVVSLFYGTIIGLYLCPSANNSTIKETVMAVMYTVVTPMLNPFIYSLRNRDISGALRRIFSKWTISFFSTSDFKD